Proteins found in one Desulfobaccales bacterium genomic segment:
- a CDS encoding acyl-CoA dehydrogenase family protein, which produces MDYLLTEEQQMLQDLARRIAYEKIKPARARLDEEEEFPWEIIKDLAQADLAGTIIPEQYGGLGMGAFENVLLLEALSEGCVGVAVSFAASFLGAYPIMLYGSEEQKQAYLPGIAKGDTLAAFALTEAQAGSDAAAIATTAVKDGDFYVLNGIKQWITNAGVADVNVIIALTDKAKGPRGASAFIIHKDDPGVSFGKKERKMGIRASVTREIILEEVRIPKDRLLGREGLGFIITMKTLDLARPGAGAMALGLAQSALDEAALFAKERHQFGQPIFAIQAVQHMLADMAVKVEASRALVYAVARYIDTDPKDFSKEAAMSKVFATDMAMQVAIDAVQVMGGHGYMRDYPVEKMMRDAKILQIFEGTNQIMRNIIGLALNKEYSKKK; this is translated from the coding sequence GGCCCGCCTGGATGAGGAAGAGGAATTCCCCTGGGAGATCATCAAAGACCTGGCCCAGGCCGACCTGGCCGGCACCATCATCCCGGAGCAGTACGGCGGCCTGGGGATGGGCGCCTTTGAAAACGTCCTCCTCCTGGAGGCCCTCTCCGAAGGCTGCGTGGGGGTGGCGGTGAGTTTCGCCGCCAGCTTTCTGGGCGCCTACCCCATCATGCTTTACGGCTCCGAGGAGCAGAAGCAGGCCTATCTTCCGGGCATCGCCAAGGGCGACACCCTGGCCGCCTTTGCCCTGACTGAGGCCCAGGCGGGGAGTGACGCCGCCGCCATCGCCACCACCGCAGTCAAAGACGGCGATTTTTACGTGCTCAACGGCATCAAGCAGTGGATCACCAACGCCGGGGTGGCGGACGTCAACGTGATCATCGCCCTCACCGACAAGGCCAAAGGTCCCCGGGGCGCCAGCGCCTTCATCATCCACAAGGACGACCCCGGCGTCTCCTTCGGGAAAAAAGAGCGCAAGATGGGCATCCGGGCCTCGGTGACCCGGGAGATCATCCTGGAGGAGGTGCGCATCCCCAAGGATCGCCTCCTGGGCCGGGAGGGCCTGGGCTTCATCATCACCATGAAGACCCTGGATCTGGCCCGCCCCGGGGCCGGCGCCATGGCCCTGGGCCTGGCCCAAAGCGCCCTGGATGAAGCCGCCCTCTTCGCCAAGGAGCGCCACCAGTTCGGCCAGCCCATCTTTGCCATCCAGGCGGTACAGCACATGCTGGCGGACATGGCGGTGAAGGTGGAGGCCTCCCGGGCCCTGGTCTATGCTGTGGCCCGCTACATCGACACCGACCCCAAGGATTTCTCCAAGGAGGCGGCCATGTCCAAAGTTTTTGCCACCGACATGGCCATGCAGGTGGCCATCGACGCGGTGCAGGTCATGGGCGGGCACGGCTACATGCGGGATTACCCGGTGGAGAAGATGATGCGGGACGCCAAGATCCTGCAGATCTTCGAGGGCACCAACCAGATCATGCGCAACATCATCGGCCTGGCTTTGAACAAAGAGTATTCCAAGAAAAAATAA
- a CDS encoding electron transfer flavoprotein subunit beta/FixA family protein, whose product MLRIIVCIKQVPETDKVRLDPETHTLIREGVQAIINPFDLYALEAGLRLKEAHGGQVTLLSMGPPQAEAALREALGYGADSAVLLSDKAFAGADTWATALTLAQAVRKLGGADLIFTGKQAIDGDTAQVGPMLATLLAVPYVAWARKLTLTGDGVMEVERLLDHGYDALRVRLPAVVSVVKEINEPRVPSFKAKMQAKKAVIPTWTLNDLGLNPKDVGLAGSFTQVVRVFPPPARGQSETWTGDPQDLATRLWTRLKELGRR is encoded by the coding sequence ATGCTCAGAATCATCGTCTGTATCAAGCAAGTCCCGGAAACGGACAAGGTGCGCCTGGATCCCGAAACCCACACCCTCATCCGGGAGGGCGTCCAGGCCATCATCAACCCCTTTGACCTTTACGCCCTGGAGGCGGGCCTCAGGCTCAAGGAGGCCCACGGTGGCCAGGTGACCCTCCTCTCCATGGGGCCGCCCCAAGCCGAGGCGGCTCTCCGGGAAGCCCTGGGCTACGGCGCCGACAGCGCCGTGCTCCTCTCCGACAAGGCCTTTGCCGGGGCCGACACCTGGGCCACCGCCCTTACCCTGGCCCAGGCCGTACGCAAACTCGGCGGCGCCGACCTCATCTTCACCGGCAAGCAGGCCATCGACGGCGACACCGCCCAGGTGGGGCCCATGCTGGCCACCCTCTTGGCGGTCCCCTACGTGGCTTGGGCCCGGAAACTCACCCTCACAGGCGACGGGGTGATGGAAGTGGAGCGCCTCCTGGATCACGGCTATGACGCCCTGAGGGTCAGGCTCCCCGCGGTGGTGAGCGTGGTCAAGGAGATCAACGAACCCCGGGTGCCCTCCTTCAAGGCCAAGATGCAGGCCAAAAAGGCGGTCATCCCCACCTGGACCCTGAACGACCTGGGACTGAACCCCAAAGACGTGGGCCTGGCCGGCTCCTTCACCCAGGTGGTGCGGGTCTTCCCGCCGCCGGCCCGAGGTCAGTCCGAAACCTGGACCGGCGA